The Deltaproteobacteria bacterium sequence TCCCGATCTCATCGACTACGAGTACGCGGTGCGCGGCGGCCTCTGCGGCGACAACGTCGTGAACAATTTGAACGAGGAGTGCGACGGGATCGACGACTCGGTCTGTCCCGGCCAGTGCGGCACGCCGACGACCCCCGATGGCTTCTTCGCCTGCCTCTGCAAAACCAAGCCCCGCATGGTGATCGAGGAGTGGGCCGACGTCGGCTCCGACACCGACAACGGGTGGACGGGGCTGAGCGCGGACGGCTCGGTGGTCGAAGGGGGCGGATTCCTCGTCGACCTCTACGATTGCGACATGAGCGGCCTCTGCAACGCCGGGCCGAGCTGCAGCGTGGCGCCGCACTCGTCCTGCGCCGTCCCGGACAGCGCTCCTTCGGGGACCACTTCGGACTCGGTCTGTGCGGGTCTCGGCCAGGGGACGTGCCGCAAAGAGCGCACGGCCAACGGGCCGCACTGTTTCATGGACATCAACAAGAAGTGCGACGTGAAGAAACTGAAGGATCCCGTCTGCGACGCGCCGGGCGACTTCTGCGCGTTGAGTCCCCACGCCGCTCCGGTGGCGCAGGTGGCCGGCGGCATCGCCGTCTGCAACGTCAGCACCATCAGCGAAGACGTCGTCGGCACCGTGAATCTCGTGGACGGAACCTCGACGCTCAAGGTCCGTCAGCGGGCCGTCACGCATCAGGGCATCACGCAGGAGAAGCCCTGCCCGATGTGCGGCGGCTTCTGCGGCATCAACCGGAGGCCGTGCACGGTCGATGGGGATTGCGATCCGGGCTTCGGGCCGTGCATCAACGAGCCGGTCTGCAGCGACGGTGCTCGCAGGGACAAGGCGTGTCGGCGCACCGCGCCCTTCGGCGGCGCCGTACCGCCGTTCGGTGTCACCAGCGTCGACTGCCCGCCCGATACGGGCTTGCTCACGGCCGACACGGGCATCGGCCTCGACATCAACGCCAACCGGACCACGGGCACGACGACGTTGCTGCCGAGCTTCAACTGTACGGGTGTGGGGTGGACTGGTAAGGCCTGCCTCGGCGGCACGAGCGAGGGCCGGCCGTGCACCGTGGCCTCCGAGTGCCCGGGCGGCACCTGCACCGGGCAGTGCTTCTGTTCCGGCCAGCTACGTCCGAACGCGTGTGGCAAGGCTTGCGTCGGTGGCGCCAACGATGCCCTGCCGTGCACCGACGATTCGGAGTGCGACCCGCCGAACGGCTTCTGCCACGCCGGCGACTGTCGCGCCGACCCGTCGGACCTGGACTCTAACCAGGAAGGCGCGTGTACCAACGAGACCGATCCGCACGACCAATATTGCGTCCAGACCCCGCAGTGGGGATGCCTGACCGACGCCCAATGCCAACCCTCGCTGGCGTGCCCGTTCTGTGTCGCCGGCGATACCTGTCAGTTCCGCAAGCGTGCCTGCTCCGTGAACAGCGGCATCATCCGCATCGGAACGCCCGGTACCGTCACTCGCGAGACCGGGGCGATCTATTGCGTGCCGAGCAACTCGCCGACCATCAACCAGTCGGCCGGCTTCCCGGGCCCGGGCGCGTTGATCCAGCGCGAGACGATCCACGTCACGCCGTGATCGTCTGACGCCTCATTGTGACGAGGGGGCCGGTCCCGTACGGGATCGGCCCCCTCGCGTTTTCGCCACGGGGCGCCCTCGGATCGGTTGAGGGGATGGCACGTCAGCGGCATCAATTTTCCTACGTGTTCAACCACTGATGATGCATGTCGTTCTTTACGGCGGCGCAGCGTATGTGCAAACTCGGATCTGTAATCCTAGTTTGCTTGCGTGAGGGGGTCCCCCCTGATAACGCTTGCCGGGCGTGGCGCGGTTTCGTGATCGCACTGCTCGCGTCGTCCTCGAAGAGGCCGCCCGGACGTTTGCGGCTGTCGTTCTGACCGGACCACGTCAGTCGGGGAAGACCACCCTGGTGCGCGAGCTGTTCGGTGCGACCCATCGCTATTGTTCGCTCGACGACCCGGCGCTTCTCATGCGCGCGTCGGCGGATCCCAGCCTCGTTCTGCAGCAGTTCCCGCCCCCCGTCATCCTGGATGAAATTCAGTACGCGCCGATGCTCTTGCCGGTGGTGAAGCGTGAAATCGATCGCAGGCGCGCGGTGAAGGGGCAGTTCGTGCTGACCGGATCGCAGGTTTTTCCGCTCATGGCCGGAGTGAGCGAATCGCTTGCGGGTCGCGCGGCGATCTTGTCGCTGTTGTCGCTCTCGCTGCGGGAGTCCGTTGGTCTGCCCGACGGGGAGCGGTCGTGGCAGGACCTCCTCGGTACGGGCGCGGCGCCGCCGCGTCTCACGGGGGCGGTGCGGCTCAGCGAACAATTGCTGCGAGGCGGGTATCCCGAGGTGGCACTCGAGCCCGCCATGGTGCCGCGGCTCTGGCACGCAGCCTACGTACAAACCTATCTCGAGCGTGATGTCCGGGCGCTCCGAGCCGTCGGAGACCTCGGTGACTTCCAGCGCTACCTGACGGTGGTGGCGTCGCGCACCGGTGGGTTGATGAACCTCGAGGAGCTCGGACGCGATCTCGGACTGGACGGCAAGACCGTCCGCGCGTGGCTGGCGGTACTGGAGGCGAGCGGGCAGGTGCTGGTGCTGAAGCCGTACCACGCCAACGTCGGCAAACGCCTCGTCAAGCGGCCCAAGGTTTACTTCCTCGACAGTGGAACGTTGGCGTTTCTCCTGGGCGTCGATCGGCCGGAGCTGCTGCTCTCAGGGATCGCCGCGGGGCCCATGTTCGAGAGCGCCGTCCTCGGCCAGCTCCACCGTCTCCTCGTTCATCGCGGTCATCTGAGCCGGCTCTATTTCTGGCGCACGAGCGCCGGACATGAGGTCGACTTCGTGCTGGAAGACGGCCCGACGCTCATCCCGATCGAGGCGAAGCTCACGACGGCCCCGACCCCTCGCGATGCGTCCGGCATCGAGCGGTTTCAGGCGCTGTTCGGGAAGCGCGCGGGCAAGGGGTATGTCGTGTGTCTCTGTTCCGAACGCCATGCACTGACGCGTGGGGTGGAGGCGATCCCGCTGGGCGCGTTCTGAACCGCGCGGGTCGTTCGCGGAGCGCTGCGAGCGAGCCGCCGTGTAGACGTCGGATTCGAGCAGGGCCCGCAAACAGCTCGGAGGCATTTTCAGCGCAAGAACGGAGTCGCCCGACGCAGAAAGGCTTTCACAATGCCCGGACCACCTCCAAGCTGAACTCGCGCACGCGTCGAATGGCTCGGAAGTCGTCGCCGTCCGCCGTACAGAGGGTGGCTCCGAGCTGACGGGCCGTGAGGGCGATGAGCACGTCGTTTACGAGGGATGCCCGGCTCACCTCGCGTCCAGTCATTCGTAAGCCCTGAAGGACGAGCCCCGCGTCGTCGAAGACCGTCGGGGAGGGAGCAATCAGTCTCTCCGCCGCGGCATGCGTTCGGGCGAGCTGATCGAGCAGACGTCGCGCCGGCCGCGTTCGCGCTCCTACCCGGAGCTCCATCTGGACGACCGCGCTCAGGTGCCGGACGAATCCCGGGCCGATCATCAAAGCCTCGTGCCGCCCGCGATTGAACCAGTCCACGTAGAGATTGGTGTCCAGAATCACTTTCGTCAACGTCGGAACACGTCGTCGAAGCCGCCGACGTTCCTGCCGCGCTTGAGGACGCGGATCAGACGCTCTTCCGCGAGCACCATGTCGAGGGCTCGTTCCAGGGTTTCCTGCTCGGTCTTGGTGCCGAGCGCTCGGCGCGCCTGGTCGATCTTGCGCTGATCGAGCTTGAGGTGCTTATGGCGTATCGTCATGTACACAATCTAGTAGATCGTGAACACCGACCGCAACGCGATTCCGGCGGTACCGATACGAGCATCGGCTGCTGCGAGAGACCCGGGATCTCGAGCCCCCGAAGAGCATCCTCGGGGGCGGCACATCAGCGGGGGGATCACGCCCACTACGCCCGTCACTTCAGCTTCGCGCCCACCGCCGCCAGGCTCGCCGCGAACTGGTCCGGCTTGTATGCGAAGCGGTCGATGGCATCGAGCATCGTGCGCATGTCGTTCTTGATGGCGTCGCAGCGGCCGCCCCAGGCCGGACGGCAGAGGGCGCGGATCGCGAGGTAGGACTGCTCGGGACCGCCCGTCGTCCACCACCAGGGCGTGCTCGGGTTGTCGATGTCGACGCAGTTGGAGCTCTTCGAGCGGCTGAAGCCGAAGCGTTCGGCGAGCTTGGAGCGATCGCCGCTCGCGGTGACGCGGGCGAGCATGCGCCGCGTCGCACCCTGGTCGATCGTGCCGATCTGGCTCTCCAGCGAGCCGAGCCAGCCGACCATCGCGTCGGACTTCTGCTTGGCGGCTTGCGGGCTCGACGGGACGGCGGCGGCGACGCCGTTCCAGAGGCCGGCGAGCTCGTCACGCTTCCCGGTCGCGACGCCCGAGAGTACGGCGTCGACCATGAGGTAGTGGCCGCGCGCCTGGCGGAGCGCGTCGTCCACGAGCTTGTGGTGACAGGTGTAACAATTGCGGTCGGCGAAGTGAGGGAACTGATCGAGCGACTGGTAATTGCTGCCGTCGGCGCGTTCGGAGAGCATGCGGAGCGCGTCACGGAGCCCGATGACCTGACCGAGCGCCCAGATCGTCGGATCGACGCTGAACGCGCCGGCGGGCAGCTCGTCCTGGTCGTCCCAGTGCTTCATGATCTGCGCGTACGCCACCAGCTCGAACTGGAGGGGCGGGTGGCCGCCGGCGACGATCTCATGGTCGATTGCGACGTGGCAGCGGGCGCAATTGCGGGCGCGCAGCACGTAGTCGTCGTTGTCGTAGAAGCCCTTCGAGAAATACTGGCGCCGCGTCTGCGGCCAATCCTTCTGCGAGTGGGCTTCGAGCCAGAGCTCGGCGGGGCCGTGACAATGCTCGCAGGTGACGCCGTCGCTCTTCTTGTAGCGCCCGCCCGTCGTGGCCTGCGCGGCGGGGGCGTGGCAGGCGAGGCACTTCTCGCTCTGGGTCGCCTCGATGCCCATGTAGCGGGCGATCGTCTTGCCTTCGTCGGTCTCGAGGGTGCGGTAAGCGCGGGAATGGCGGTCGATGTTGGTGTTGATCCACTGCGTTCGCGCCGACTTCCACGGGCGCCACTTCGGGTCGGGCTTCTCGCGGCTCGGGAGACCGGCGCCGTGGCACGTCGGATTGCCGCAGCGGCCGTCGCCGAGGAACCCAGGGCCCGCCGCCGCGGGCGTCGCCGCCGTCAGGATCCCGAGGCCGACCAAGGCGATCGGGAGGAACGTCGTACGCATCATCCCCACCCTCGGCGCGCCGAGTAACACGCGCTACGCGCCGGCCGCAACCGGCACGCAGACTGGTGCGGCATCGGAATATCGCCTACAAGCGGCGCCATGAGCACCGTCCGAGCCTTCATGGAGAAGCACTTCCTCCACTTCAACAGCCGGGAGACGGTCGCCGCCGCGAAGGCGTACGAGGCCCACATCGCCGCGGGCGGCAAGATGCTGGTGGCTCTCGCGGGCGCGATGAGCACCGCCAAGCTCGGGCAGATCCTGAGCCGCATGATCCGCGCGGGCAAGGTGCACGCCATCAGCTGCACCGGCGCCAATCTCGAGGAGGACCTCTTCAACCTCCTGGCCTACGAGGAATACGAGATCATCCAGGACTGGCGCGCGCTTTCCGCGCAGGACGAGGCGGATCTCTACGCGCGCGGCTTCAACCGGGTGACGGACACGTGCATCCCCGAGACCGTCATGCGCCACGTGGAGAGCCGCCTCCTCGAGCGTTGGCAGCTCGCCTGCGAGCGCGGGGAGCGGAAGTTCGAGGCCGAGTTCCTCCACGATCTCTTCCGCGACGGCAAGATGGAGCAGTTCTACCAGATTCCTGCCGAGAGCAGCTGGCTCCTCGCCGCGTGGGAGAAGGGGATTCCGGTCTACGCGCCCGGCTGGGAGGACAGCACGACCGGCAACATGTTCGCGGCCGGCGTCCTGCGCGGGGCGATCCCGCATCACCAGTGCGTGAAGAGCGGCACCGAGCAGATGCAGCACCTGATCGAGTGGTACCTGGAGCACTGCGGGGTGAAGGAGGGGAAGCCGAGCGTCGGCTTCTTCCAGGTCGGCGGCGGCATCGCCGGCGACTTCGCGATCTGCGCCGTCCCGACCATCATCCAGGACCTGCAACGCGACGACGTACCGTACTGGGGCTACTTCGCGCAGATCTCCGACGCCGTGACGAGCTTCGGCGGTTACTCCGGTGCCGTGCCGAACGAGAAGATCACCTGGGGCAAGCTCGACGTCGAGACGCCGAAGTTCATGATCCAGTCGGACGCGACGATCGTGGCGCCGTTGATCTTCGCGTATCTCCTCGGCGACTGAGGCGGTCGTGACGGCGGGAGCGCTCCTCGTCACCGGCGCCGCCGGCTTCATCGGCGCGCGCTTCGTCGAGTCGTGCAATCGGCG is a genomic window containing:
- a CDS encoding ATP-binding protein, with the protein product MPGVARFRDRTARVVLEEAARTFAAVVLTGPRQSGKTTLVRELFGATHRYCSLDDPALLMRASADPSLVLQQFPPPVILDEIQYAPMLLPVVKREIDRRRAVKGQFVLTGSQVFPLMAGVSESLAGRAAILSLLSLSLRESVGLPDGERSWQDLLGTGAAPPRLTGAVRLSEQLLRGGYPEVALEPAMVPRLWHAAYVQTYLERDVRALRAVGDLGDFQRYLTVVASRTGGLMNLEELGRDLGLDGKTVRAWLAVLEASGQVLVLKPYHANVGKRLVKRPKVYFLDSGTLAFLLGVDRPELLLSGIAAGPMFESAVLGQLHRLLVHRGHLSRLYFWRTSAGHEVDFVLEDGPTLIPIEAKLTTAPTPRDASGIERFQALFGKRAGKGYVVCLCSERHALTRGVEAIPLGAF
- a CDS encoding type II toxin-antitoxin system VapC family toxin → MTKVILDTNLYVDWFNRGRHEALMIGPGFVRHLSAVVQMELRVGARTRPARRLLDQLARTHAAAERLIAPSPTVFDDAGLVLQGLRMTGREVSRASLVNDVLIALTARQLGATLCTADGDDFRAIRRVREFSLEVVRAL
- a CDS encoding deoxyhypusine synthase family protein, translated to MSTVRAFMEKHFLHFNSRETVAAAKAYEAHIAAGGKMLVALAGAMSTAKLGQILSRMIRAGKVHAISCTGANLEEDLFNLLAYEEYEIIQDWRALSAQDEADLYARGFNRVTDTCIPETVMRHVESRLLERWQLACERGERKFEAEFLHDLFRDGKMEQFYQIPAESSWLLAAWEKGIPVYAPGWEDSTTGNMFAAGVLRGAIPHHQCVKSGTEQMQHLIEWYLEHCGVKEGKPSVGFFQVGGGIAGDFAICAVPTIIQDLQRDDVPYWGYFAQISDAVTSFGGYSGAVPNEKITWGKLDVETPKFMIQSDATIVAPLIFAYLLGD